Proteins encoded within one genomic window of Arachis ipaensis cultivar K30076 chromosome B08, Araip1.1, whole genome shotgun sequence:
- the LOC107612677 gene encoding G-type lectin S-receptor-like serine/threonine-protein kinase SD1-1 isoform X2 produces MMEVVLSLMLISSAHFLLTEESQNDSVSSSSGGNESYCDFPGICGPNGNCDVNKPLACGCLDGFTPKSPTAFDSLDYTHGCVRKKPLNCSTDVFVAYAVFQEPTGTSYYHSFFNQSSEAEGCKEKCKSNCSCMAAYTEIGSGECKLWSGDLFDVRVIQEGRQYLYIRMPALDHAEPGGRSHRRSDHKVVGVVVGSAAVVILGMILASWYMLSKRTDPQALGDVRIGEMLSHANEQEGDLELPLLDLSRIAMATDNFSLNNKLGEGGFGPVYKGVLDDGQQIAVKRLSSSSGQGLNEFKTEVKLIAKLRHRNLVKLLGCCIHEEEKLLVYEYMPNRSLDYFIFDQMRKKTLDWPKRFNIICGIARGLLYLHQDSRLRIIHRDLKAWDLWKQGRSLELVDEWLKETWNVSEVQRCIHISLLCAQQHPQDRPTMSSVVLMLGTEIDLPQPKYPTFFVAESSEGTSSSSCKNELSVTELEPR; encoded by the exons atgATGGAAGTGGTTCTGAGTTTGATGCTAATTAGCAGTGCTCATTTTCTATTAACTGAAGAGAGCCAAAACGACAGCGTATCATCCTCTTCTGGAGGGAACGAAAGCTACTGCGACTTCCCTGGAATTTGCGGACCCAATGGGAACTGCGATGTTAATAAGCCGCTAGCTTGTGGATGCTTGGATGGTTTCACACCCAAGTCTCCCACTGCCTTCGATAGCCTCGACTACACGCACGGCTGCGTCAGAAAGAAACCACTCAATTGTAGCACCGACGTGTTCGTTGCCTATGCTGTGTTCCAAGAACCCACTGGCACGTcttattatcattctttcttcaacCAAAGTTCGGAAGCCGAGGGTTGCAAGGAGAAATGCAAGAGTAATTGTTCTTGCATGGCGGCTTATACAGAAATTGGGAGTGGTGAATGCAAATTGTGGAGTGGTGATCTGTTTGATGTTAGGGTCATACAGGAAGGACGCCAATATCTTTATATACGAATGCCTGCTTTAGACCATGCAG AGCCCGGAGGCCGAAGTCACCGGCGCAGCGACCATAAGGTGGTGGGAGTAGTTGTTGGCAGCGCCGCTGTTGTGATTTTGGGTATGATCTTGGCTTCTTGGTACATGCTCTCCAAAAGAACAGACCCACAAG CATTGGGAGATGTAAGGATTGGTGAGATGCTTAGTCATGCCAATGAACAAGAAGGGGATCTGGAGCTTCCATTACTTGACCTATCAAGAATAGCTATGGCTACTGATAACTTTTCTCTCAATAACAAGCTTGGAGAAGGTGGTTTTGGACCTGTATACAAG GGCGTATTAGATGATGGACAACAAATTGCTGTAAAGAGACTTTCAAGTAGTTCTGGACAGGGTTTAAATGAATTTAAAACTGAGGTCAAACTAATAGCCAAACTTCGACACCGTAATCTTGTAAAACTTCTTGGTTGTTGCATTCATGAGGAAGAGAAATTGTTGGTATATGAATACATGCCTAACAGAAGTTTAgactattttatttttg ATCAAATGCGAAAGAAGACTTTGGATTGGCCTAAGCGCTTTAACATCATTTGTGGAATTGCTAGGGGCTTATTATATCTTCATCAAGATTCAAGACTAAGGATTATACATAGAGATCTTAAA GCATGGGATCTATGGAAACAAGGAAGGTCATTAGAATTGGTGGATGAATGGTTGAAGGAGACATGGAATGTGTCTGAAGTGCAACGTTGCATCCACATTAGCCTCCTATGTGCACAACAGCATCCCCAAGATAGGCCAACCATGTCATCAGTGGTTCTCATGCTTGGAACTGAAATTGATTTACCTCAACCCAAATATCCTACGTTTTTTGTTGCTGAATCTTCTGAAGGCACAAGTTCCTCCTCTTGTAAAAACGAATTGAGCGTTACAGAATTGGAACCTCGATAA
- the LOC107610634 gene encoding extensin-like — protein sequence MRKKTIAKRPPREKVYKLPSKPSTRSQDQTFTPSPSLPTSPPRTAPMARTKTTPRYPAPTKPTPPPKTTPSKPGSSKPGSAKPSSSKGKRPATEEPIPEPTQPKSRSVPVRSQRGNPHRPLKSVREPDIDPFAHKSYYMASHSDFNPIVSNLP from the coding sequence ATGAGGAAGAAGACCATTGCTAAAAGACCTCCTCGTGAAAAAGTGTACAAGCTTCCCTCAAAACCTTCCACTCGCTCCCAAGACCAGACCTTTACTCCATCTCCTTCTCTtcctacctctcctcctcgcACTGCTCCCATGGCGCGAACCAAGACCACTCCAAGGTACCCTGCTCCTACCAAACCGACGCCACCACCAAAGACCACACCTTCCAAACCTGGCTCCTCAAAACCTGGTTCTGCAAAGCCTAGCTCTTCCAAAGGCAAACGTCCGGCGACTGAAGAACCCATTCCCGAACCAACTCAACCCAAATCCAGGTCGGTTCCAGTGCGCTCACAAAGAGGTAACCCTCATCGCCCTCTCAAATCtgttagagaaccagacattgatccttttgctcacAAATCATACTACATGGCATCTCACTCAGACTTTAACCCCATCgtttcaaatctgccatga
- the LOC107612677 gene encoding putative receptor-like protein kinase At4g00960 isoform X1 yields MMEVVLSLMLISSAHFLLTEESQNDSVSSSSGGNESYCDFPGICGPNGNCDVNKPLACGCLDGFTPKSPTAFDSLDYTHGCVRKKPLNCSTDVFVAYAVFQEPTGTSYYHSFFNQSSEAEGCKEKCKSNCSCMAAYTEIGSGECKLWSGDLFDVRVIQEGRQYLYIRMPALDHAEPGGRSHRRSDHKVVGVVVGSAAVVILGMILASWYMLSKRTDPQALGDVRIGEMLSHANEQEGDLELPLLDLSRIAMATDNFSLNNKLGEGGFGPVYKGVLDDGQQIAVKRLSSSSGQGLNEFKTEVKLIAKLRHRNLVKLLGCCIHEEEKLLVYEYMPNRSLDYFIFDQMRKKTLDWPKRFNIICGIARGLLYLHQDSRLRIIHRDLKVSNVLLDSKMNPKISDFGLARSFGGDQSKGNTHRVVGTVGYMAPEYAVHGNFSVKSDVFSFGILLLEIISGRKNRRFYYPSSNANLYGHAWDLWKQGRSLELVDEWLKETWNVSEVQRCIHISLLCAQQHPQDRPTMSSVVLMLGTEIDLPQPKYPTFFVAESSEGTSSSSCKNELSVTELEPR; encoded by the exons atgATGGAAGTGGTTCTGAGTTTGATGCTAATTAGCAGTGCTCATTTTCTATTAACTGAAGAGAGCCAAAACGACAGCGTATCATCCTCTTCTGGAGGGAACGAAAGCTACTGCGACTTCCCTGGAATTTGCGGACCCAATGGGAACTGCGATGTTAATAAGCCGCTAGCTTGTGGATGCTTGGATGGTTTCACACCCAAGTCTCCCACTGCCTTCGATAGCCTCGACTACACGCACGGCTGCGTCAGAAAGAAACCACTCAATTGTAGCACCGACGTGTTCGTTGCCTATGCTGTGTTCCAAGAACCCACTGGCACGTcttattatcattctttcttcaacCAAAGTTCGGAAGCCGAGGGTTGCAAGGAGAAATGCAAGAGTAATTGTTCTTGCATGGCGGCTTATACAGAAATTGGGAGTGGTGAATGCAAATTGTGGAGTGGTGATCTGTTTGATGTTAGGGTCATACAGGAAGGACGCCAATATCTTTATATACGAATGCCTGCTTTAGACCATGCAG AGCCCGGAGGCCGAAGTCACCGGCGCAGCGACCATAAGGTGGTGGGAGTAGTTGTTGGCAGCGCCGCTGTTGTGATTTTGGGTATGATCTTGGCTTCTTGGTACATGCTCTCCAAAAGAACAGACCCACAAG CATTGGGAGATGTAAGGATTGGTGAGATGCTTAGTCATGCCAATGAACAAGAAGGGGATCTGGAGCTTCCATTACTTGACCTATCAAGAATAGCTATGGCTACTGATAACTTTTCTCTCAATAACAAGCTTGGAGAAGGTGGTTTTGGACCTGTATACAAG GGCGTATTAGATGATGGACAACAAATTGCTGTAAAGAGACTTTCAAGTAGTTCTGGACAGGGTTTAAATGAATTTAAAACTGAGGTCAAACTAATAGCCAAACTTCGACACCGTAATCTTGTAAAACTTCTTGGTTGTTGCATTCATGAGGAAGAGAAATTGTTGGTATATGAATACATGCCTAACAGAAGTTTAgactattttatttttg ATCAAATGCGAAAGAAGACTTTGGATTGGCCTAAGCGCTTTAACATCATTTGTGGAATTGCTAGGGGCTTATTATATCTTCATCAAGATTCAAGACTAAGGATTATACATAGAGATCTTAAAGTAAGTAATGTTCTATTAGATAGTAAAATGAATCCAAAGATTTCAGATTTCGGTTTAGCTAGAAGTTTTGGAGGAGATCAAAGTAAAGGAAATACACATAGAGTAGTGGGAACTGT TGGATACATGGCACCTGAATATGCTGTTCATGGAAATTTTTCGGTAAAATCTGATGTCTTTAGTTTCGGTATTTTGCTACTCGAGATAATATCAGGAAGAAAAAATAGAAGATTTTATTATCCAAGTTCCAATGCCAACCTATATGGACAT GCATGGGATCTATGGAAACAAGGAAGGTCATTAGAATTGGTGGATGAATGGTTGAAGGAGACATGGAATGTGTCTGAAGTGCAACGTTGCATCCACATTAGCCTCCTATGTGCACAACAGCATCCCCAAGATAGGCCAACCATGTCATCAGTGGTTCTCATGCTTGGAACTGAAATTGATTTACCTCAACCCAAATATCCTACGTTTTTTGTTGCTGAATCTTCTGAAGGCACAAGTTCCTCCTCTTGTAAAAACGAATTGAGCGTTACAGAATTGGAACCTCGATAA
- the LOC107612678 gene encoding BURP domain protein RD22, translated as MESGHCGLISALFCLAFLLGSHVQANEMLWGNPDHMPKALRDLTKPGIGDRGLKISNNKIDVDVYGKLRDPNGLKDTVLNVTFFLEQDLHPGKKLKLEFPKRSSDFTFLPNSLAKITPFSSTRLLEILKRFGIEAESTDAKTVKDTLELCESPAIKGEEKYCATSLDSLVNFAVLKLGKNIKLLSTELEKENEEAEEYSVLKGVTKNGDKAVVCHKLNYPYAVFYCHKVESRAYNVPLVSIEDGTKAKALAICHNNTRHWASDNPAFMQLNVKPGTVPVCHFLATDTLLWVPGSY; from the exons ATGGAGTCTGGTCACTGTGGCCTCATATCGGCACTTTTCTGT CTTGCATTCTTATTAGGTAGCCATGTCCAAGCAAATGAGATGTTATGGGGAAACCCTGATCACATGCCTAAAGCATTAAGGGATCTCACGAAGCCTG GAATTGGCGATCGAGGACTTAAGATAAGCAACAACAAAATAGATGTTGACGTCTATGGCAAACTGAGGGACCCTAATGGACTCAAAGATACAGTGCTGAATGTCACATTTTTCCTTGAACAAGACCTTCATCCTGGCAAGAAACTCAAACTTGAGTTCCCTAAGCGTTCTAGTGATTTCACCTTTTTACCAAACTCACTTGCAAAGATCACCCCATTTTCCAGTACCAG GCTCCTAGAGATTCTGAAGCGTTTTGGCATAGAGGCCGAGTCAACCGATGCTAAGACAGTGAAAGACACACTTGAGCTTTGCGAAAGCCCTGCCATTAAGGGGGAGGAAAAATACTGTGCCACCTCTCTGGACTCATTGGTAAACTTTGCGGTTTTGAAGCTTGGGAAGAACATAAAACTACTTTCAACAGAGTTGGAGAAGGAAAATGAGGAGGCAGAGGAATACAGTGTGCTGAAGGGAGTGACAAAAAATGGTGATAAAGCTGTAGTGTGCCACAAACTGAATTACCCTTATGCTGTGTTCTACTGCCACAAAGTGGAATCAAGGGCTTATAATGTTCCATTGGTGTCTATTGAAGATGGGACAAAAGCTAAAGCTCTAGCAATTTGCCATAATAATACTAGGCATTGGGCTAGTGATAATCCTGCTTTTATGCAACTTAATGTTAAGCCTGGAACTGTTCCCGTTTGTCATTTTCTTGCCACCGATACCCTTCTCTGGGTGCCCGGATCTTACTAG